The following are encoded together in the Candidatus Omnitrophota bacterium genome:
- a CDS encoding septum formation initiator family protein, whose product MLKNAFWLFTVAAILLVVFLPSYTKMQDLRQRNADYAQQMQHLKEENKYLTEEKRRLEKDPVYLEKVAREKMGIVRDGEVVYKITPVQQNKVVTPKQR is encoded by the coding sequence ATGTTAAAAAATGCTTTCTGGCTTTTTACGGTTGCGGCGATCTTACTTGTGGTCTTTTTGCCGTCGTATACAAAGATGCAAGACTTGCGGCAAAGAAACGCTGATTACGCCCAGCAGATGCAACATTTAAAAGAAGAAAACAAATACTTAACGGAAGAAAAGCGGCGCTTAGAAAAAGACCCTGTTTATTTAGAGAAGGTTGCGCGCGAAAAGATGGGGATTGTCCGCGACGGCGAAGTGGTTTATAAGATAACGCCGGTTCAGCAAAATAAAGTTGTAACGCCGAAACAAAGATAA